Proteins found in one Nostoc sp. NIES-3756 genomic segment:
- a CDS encoding DUF3153 domain-containing protein: protein MSYGNFGKVFKRLIQSFQFILSKLTERNKIRKPIFLLVAVVSLLLSGCVEYDVGVNFNNSNSGQLVQHIKLGEQLTSFSGDYVYEWLNSIERRARKLEGTAKRISREEVVVTIPFSNGRELQTKFNEFFNSGRQQTTETGAAGNSELPKIESNLLVVQNNFLLVERNELIFDLDLRSLSLIASRGNVLADAGAILDLEFGVKTPWGAKNIQRVETAPQPENKGGQLVWQLQPGELNHIEVVFWLPSPLGIGALLITLFVLGGIYLRYTFMPNPQLQLATKPSVTE from the coding sequence ATGAGTTATGGTAATTTCGGTAAAGTTTTTAAGAGATTGATTCAAAGTTTTCAGTTTATTTTATCAAAATTAACTGAGAGAAACAAAATTAGGAAACCCATCTTTTTATTAGTGGCAGTAGTCTCATTATTATTGTCTGGCTGTGTTGAATATGATGTAGGTGTTAATTTTAATAACTCTAATAGTGGACAACTGGTGCAGCATATCAAATTAGGTGAACAGCTTACCAGTTTTAGCGGTGATTATGTCTACGAATGGTTAAATAGTATAGAGCGCCGCGCACGTAAACTAGAAGGTACAGCTAAACGAATTTCTAGAGAAGAAGTTGTTGTCACAATTCCCTTTAGTAATGGGAGAGAATTACAAACAAAGTTTAATGAGTTTTTTAATTCTGGTAGGCAACAAACAACAGAAACTGGTGCAGCAGGGAACTCGGAATTACCTAAAATTGAATCTAACTTACTCGTAGTACAGAATAACTTTCTGTTAGTAGAAAGAAATGAATTGATTTTTGATTTAGACTTGCGATCGCTCTCTTTAATTGCTAGCAGAGGTAATGTTTTAGCCGATGCTGGTGCTATTCTCGATTTGGAATTTGGTGTAAAAACACCTTGGGGAGCAAAAAACATTCAAAGAGTAGAAACCGCACCTCAACCAGAAAATAAAGGCGGACAACTAGTTTGGCAACTACAACCCGGTGAACTCAACCATATAGAAGTAGTCTTCTGGCTACCCAGTCCTTTAGGCATCGGTGCTTTGTTAATCACTCTATTCGTCTTGGGCGGAATATATCTCAGATATACATTTATGCCCAATCCCCAACTTCAACTTGCGACTAAACCCTCGGTAACAGAGTAG
- a CDS encoding tetratricopeptide repeat protein — protein sequence MTTESLELARTRYQAGKAAFESGQYREAVENLEKARALLARNTRLGGEVELWLVTAYEAAGRTEDAIALCQQLRRHPHSETSQQARRLLYILQAPRLKRPSNWMTEIPDLGALSDNESKVRITAKPRKPSEPKPPAEPEFVDLSQVNTKDNRFIWLALIVIGLTISYLVWLGF from the coding sequence GTGACTACAGAAAGTTTAGAACTGGCTAGAACTCGATATCAAGCAGGCAAGGCTGCTTTTGAAAGTGGACAATATCGAGAAGCAGTAGAAAATCTAGAAAAAGCTAGGGCTTTGTTGGCGCGGAATACTCGCCTTGGGGGTGAGGTGGAACTTTGGTTAGTGACAGCCTATGAAGCAGCCGGACGCACAGAAGATGCGATCGCACTTTGTCAACAACTACGTCGTCATCCCCATTCAGAAACTAGCCAGCAAGCCCGTCGTTTGCTTTACATTCTACAAGCGCCAAGGCTGAAAAGACCTAGTAATTGGATGACGGAGATTCCCGATTTAGGCGCATTGTCTGATAATGAGTCCAAAGTTCGGATCACAGCCAAGCCACGTAAACCCAGTGAACCCAAACCACCTGCTGAACCAGAATTTGTTGATCTGTCCCAAGTCAATACTAAAGATAATCGCTTTATTTGGTTGGCTTTAATTGTGATTGGATTAACTATCTCCTATTTGGTTTGGTTGGGTTTTTAG
- the argB gene encoding acetylglutamate kinase, which yields MMVNDIEYIRQAEATRVQVLSEALPYIQQFAGRTVVVKYGGAAMKDSKLKDQVIRDIVFLSCVGLRPILVHGGGPEINSWLDKLGIEPQFKNGLRVTDAPTMDVVEMVLVGRVNKEIVSLINQAGGLAVGLCGKDGNLITARPQGQEGIGFVGEVSNVNIKILETLASNGYIPVVSSVAADDSGQAYNINADTVAGEIAAALGAEKLILLTDTRGILKDYKDPGTLIPKVDIREARELIASGIVSGGMIPKVTCCVRSLAQGVKAAHIIDGRLPHALLLEIFTDVGIGTMILGSQYS from the coding sequence ATGATGGTCAACGATATTGAGTATATCAGGCAAGCTGAAGCTACTCGTGTACAGGTACTAAGCGAGGCACTACCTTATATTCAACAATTTGCCGGGCGCACCGTTGTTGTTAAATATGGTGGTGCGGCAATGAAAGATAGCAAGCTTAAAGACCAAGTGATCCGCGATATTGTGTTTTTGTCTTGCGTTGGGTTGCGACCAATCTTAGTACACGGCGGCGGCCCAGAAATTAACAGTTGGTTAGATAAGTTAGGCATCGAACCACAATTTAAAAATGGTCTGCGAGTTACCGATGCGCCCACAATGGATGTAGTAGAGATGGTGTTAGTGGGTCGAGTGAATAAAGAAATTGTCTCTTTAATTAACCAAGCTGGCGGGTTGGCGGTGGGGCTTTGTGGTAAAGATGGTAACTTAATTACTGCTCGTCCTCAAGGTCAAGAGGGTATCGGCTTCGTCGGGGAAGTAAGTAACGTTAATATCAAAATTTTGGAAACCTTAGCGAGTAACGGTTATATTCCCGTTGTCTCTAGCGTTGCTGCCGACGACTCAGGACAAGCTTATAATATCAACGCCGATACTGTAGCGGGTGAAATTGCGGCTGCTTTGGGTGCAGAAAAATTGATTTTATTAACGGATACCAGAGGTATTTTAAAAGATTACAAAGACCCTGGCACCCTAATTCCTAAAGTAGATATTCGGGAAGCCCGGGAATTGATCGCTAGCGGTATCGTTAGCGGTGGCATGATCCCCAAAGTAACATGTTGTGTGCGATCGCTTGCCCAAGGAGTAAAAGCCGCACACATCATTGATGGCCGCCTTCCCCACGCTTTGTTACTAGAAATCTTTACTGATGTTGGGATTGGAACAATGATTCTTGGTTCTCAGTATAGTTAA